The genomic region tcgttttctttaaaagttttgttacaaaaatcacattgattatttttaaatttttctaaataaattcgtaacgttttaaataaatttgtgtcGTCGATTTCGAAATCGACGTCCTCAAATTCATCCGATTCGGTATcttcgttttttattttaaatttactatttttatgtATCGAAATGATGTGGCGCTTTAAGCAGTTCAAATCGTAATACattttatcacaaattgtaCATCGAGGACGTTCGAAATGACTCCGCACgtgaaataataaactttttcggagcgcaaacgtttttaaacaaatatcacaagaaaataattttcgcTCCGCTTTCACCTGATGAGATTCCTCCAAATGAACATCCAACAACGCGCAGTCTTTATAAAATCTCCCACAACGCTCGCAATTCACTGCAAAGTGAGATTTAACATGTTCCAACAATATTAGTTTTGTATCAAAGCTTTCCCGGCATATTTCGCAGGTTAAAACACAAATATCAACGCCGTTAGGATACATTTGATCgtgtttttgaacatttttttccatttcgaTTAAAATATCGTCGTTAATTTcatctaaattattttttttatgacttGACATGTGCCGGCGTAAAGTATAACCGTTCGAAAAGTCTTTATTGCACACTCCACATCGTAACGAACGCAAATGATTATGTCTTTTTAAAGATCCTTCATCTTCAAAGTCTAAATTACAAATTGAACAGTTATATTGATGCTTCTCTTCGTCATTACTATTATCAtcattataaaaatcattaaagaaCGTTTCCGTATCATTATTACTCTCTAATTTAACAAAACCTTCAGGTTTTACATCCTCCTCTTTCGTACTAATTCCAGATTGATCCATTAAAACGTCTGATAACGAAATGTTAACCCCACCTACTCTTTCTATGTAAGTTTTTATAACCCGCTCAGTTTCCAAACAActcgttttaaataaataggcTGCACGAAGTAATTCCATgcaatttatacaaaaaataggAGAACTTATCATAGTTATGTCCTGCAAAAGGGGCCAAATCAATTGAAATGCAACGAAATCTTTAACAAATAACGCAACTTACGATTTCTGGAAGGACAACCTCAAAGTACTTTTGATCAACACTTTTGTAGTCGCGATAATCGCTCGAGGATGAATTTAAACACAGCCTGCACGCGGAAGTCATTTTAAGATCTtgaaatataattgaaattcgATGTTTTCGATGATTATTTAggagaaattaataaaataaacatgttGGCAGTAGATTGTAATAggttaggatttttttttgacagataccattgttataaaaatgtcaatagatggcgcaacttacaaaaaaaaatttttattaaaaggatttccaaaaattaattaaataataaccaaaaaagagattatttaaaaagttattggataaattttatattatcaataaattattttattttaaatcgaacCTGAAATTAGTTGCAAcctaacaaatcaaaaaaaacgaaaagtgaGGGTTATAAACCGACAAAAACTTCTTCCTTGCtatttattaatgtatatGGGAGTCATATATCGCACAACATAGAAAACATTATACAAAAACCCAATTAATATGATCAATGCTTACTTACTGTTGGTTTTATGGTTGGTTCCTTTTTGACAGTAAGCACCCCCAGGCCCCAGGGATCTTTGATAGGAGAAGTTGggactgatttttttttgaggttatgtcataataaaaacgtcaaaaaaatgtattttttaaaccatagaaaaatttatatatattatataaagttTTGCTCCATCTTTATTGGTTTTAGAATCATAATAGATTTtagtattcaaaaattataatttttacgttttcaaCATCTTTGGCATATTATAATAGGGAAACTAATAGAGCTagaataaaatcgatttagaaacatatcttttaggatttataataaacaaaatttattaataaaattttgccctatgattttaagtttaagaattatgacagattttagtcatcaaatcgttaatttttttgttttcagcTTCTTACGTATGTAATGTGTTTAATTTAtgtacataacctcaataatcaattaaaaaattatttagaggttatgttaactgtcaaaagttaataaatctaggtttttaaacaaatactacaacaaattaagtgtttataacaaaataagtaATTTCTCCTTTTAATAAAGCTTCAACAATATAACCTCAATTCAGTTgacagttaatttttatttgctcATAATTCTCTCAAAACTGTTAATATCCATTCTAAACCATCCAAAATGGGAAAATCAGTGCCAGTTACATctaatttattagattttgaacgattttgactttaaaaatttgatttaaatttgttaggTTGAAACTTCTTTTGTGGTTGGAGAATCTTGAAACCTCCAATGGACAGCTATAATAGAAACTCATATGCATCAAATACGCAGTTTCATCCAAATTAGTGAAGaattaaagaagatatgaataaaataatgttgaaattttGAGTGGTTCGAAAGAAATCCGTTAGATGGCGTTTTCGTAATTTAGAaagatttgaaattattttaagggaagaaatttttttggaGAGGAGGATAAGGGTATATAAGAAGAGGAAAAAGTTGAACCAAGATCAGTCCCAGCCCAGGGATCTTTGATAGGAGAACATGGGACTGATTATATGTCGAAATCCCACCGTAAGATGGCATTAGCGTCTATACTCAAATAATTTACTTAAACTaacagttttattattaatagtgggAATGATGACAGACAGTAATAACAATTATTGCCAGtatcattcttttaatttaaaaagtatagattccaattcgttttatatttttaaatttgccgcTAACTTCAACAtttaaaagttgaagtttgttcagaatgacagATGAAAACGTCTGTagtataataaagtaataatggtaggattaaataattagattataattgacattatagCATTGTTCTATATATCTATCACATGTCATATGATGCAGTGATATTCAAATGTGACGGAATTATTTGACCGGTGTAATAGGTAATTACATCTGAGGAATTCCCAACCAGTTGGAACGTTAATTGGAGCCACATAGCGGTGGAAAACCACTTTCCAAACAGTTATTTTGTGGTTGgagcttttatatataaacccaaTCCACCTGTATTCTAGTGGTTCGGTTCTTAGCtgaataattccaaaatatccacaacagatggcgccacatgcgttcaatttttagtacgaagtttttgtttaaagaGTTGCATTTCTACGAAGCTATTTTCTATGATCAGTCCAATTTGTACTAAAATCGACCAGTTTCGTTTGCTTAATGCTTGAACGATTTAAATAACGTCTTCTGTTTGGTTAAATTCTTCAACTTGAAAttcgtaatttaaatttctccgGTATGAGCCAACTTTGAAATGACAAATGTcaccaattaaattttattaaaaattattgaaattattatattaataatatttatgtatgaAACGTTGTAGTGTTGTTGCAATAACTTTGTTTGTGCTGATTTCGGgacattttcttttagatttcaACGACCagcttcaaaaatatattcaaatatGTAATTTTCGTGAAATTCTTCATTAAAACTCCCATACGATGGATGGTTTTCGTTGCTGACATGCTAAGATTATCGTTTGCAATAGTTTCAATCGGACAAACATGAAttataataagaaattaataaaaaatgaaatgtggGGTTATGTCACTGTCAAAATTCTACAAATTTGCTTCGTTTTAACTTTACGTggattaaatacaataaaaaacttaaaacggTCAACAATACATGGTGAATTGTAtcatatttataacattttattaatacaaaataaataatgtaaaatttaaaaaaaaaattttaaaatttattgttgaattaatatcttcttttgcggatacaatttaaaatcacCAATTTTCTCACCATCCTTataattataagaaattaaacaatCCTGGCAAAAATAAGTTACATTATGAATTAGGCGATTATTATTGGTACAAATCCATTTAGCAGAGACCTTTTTGCATATGTTACAATTCTTTAACATGTACCCATTAATAGTTTTATAATACGGATAATCATCCCTACACAAAGAGTGACATTTTTTAACCAACTGCACATCAGAAAACACAAAAAGATGCTCACAATTTCCATTGTGTTGATACAAATATGGATAACCTAAACGAAAGTTTAAATCGCGGAGTTTCACGCTCATATCATCTGTtgtaaagtttaattttaatttgttatcttcgttccatttttttacaacAACTGAGTAATCAATTGAATCAGTATTAGGCATATCAACGTATAATTTATCATCAATACATATTAAAGAAGACCCATTTTGGATTGTCTCATCATCTTTGTTGGACTCATAAATATCATTAACTTCTTTGCTGAATTCGTTGTGATCACaaataatcttattttttaagtcTTTTAAGCTTTGAGAGCCTAAAGCGATTAATTCATGACacgatttaataaaaccaatGCAATAATTCCTTTTTGAGAGCATCCCAATATGGCCTGTGTACGGCTGGTGAACATTTACGGTTATTATTACATCCGAACCGGGTTCAAAATCAATTGACTCATTAAAatcttgtaataaatttatgtgCTTGGGTTCTGTTGATGAAacattattgtatttattttcccAGGATATTTTCGCTTGAATCGTGTGCAATTTTTTCGCATCTTCTGGTAAATCTTTATGgctgtttttataaaatttctccATTTCACTTGGTTCAAATTCATGGTGTACCGTTAAATTATCTACATTACAAATTGTTGTAAGTTTTTCAAAGTCTTCTGATAAGATATCTCCAAAAAGTTTTTCGTGGGTTTCTTGGAGAGTTGCCCTAATTGGGGAAGAATAATCGTTGGAAAATTCTTGGAAATGTTCttttaaatat from Onthophagus taurus isolate NC chromosome 5, IU_Otau_3.0, whole genome shotgun sequence harbors:
- the LOC111418449 gene encoding snRNA-activating protein complex subunit 3, which produces MESIYPPNTFMCTEKLTYLKEHFQEFSNDYSSPIRATLQETHEKLFGDILSEDFEKLTTICNVDNLTVHHEFEPSEMEKFYKNSHKDLPEDAKKLHTIQAKISWENKYNNVSSTEPKHINLLQDFNESIDFEPGSDVIITVNVHQPYTGHIGMLSKRNYCIGFIKSCHELIALGSQSLKDLKNKIICDHNEFSKEVNDIYESNKDDETIQNGSSLICIDDKLYVDMPNTDSIDYSVVVKKWNEDNKLKLNFTTDDMSVKLRDLNFRLGYPYLYQHNGNCEHLFVFSDVQLVKKCHSLCRDDYPYYKTINGYMLKNCNICKKVSAKWICTNNNRLIHNVTYFCQDCLISYNYKDGEKIGDFKLYPQKKILIQQ
- the LOC111418435 gene encoding zinc finger protein 93-like, which translates into the protein MTSACRLCLNSSSSDYRDYKSVDQKYFEVVLPEIDITMISSPIFCINCMELLRAAYLFKTSCLETERVIKTYIERVGGVNISLSDVLMDQSGISTKEEDVKPEGFVKLESNNDTETFFNDFYNDDNSNDEEKHQYNCSICNLDFEDEGSLKRHNHLRSLRCGVCNKDFSNGYTLRRHMSSHKKNNLDEINDDILIEMEKNVQKHDQMYPNGVDICVLTCEICRESFDTKLILLEHVKSHFAVNCERCGRFYKDCALLDVHLEESHQVKAERKLFSCDICLKTFALRKSLLFHVRSHFERPRCTICDKMYYDLNCLKRHIISIHKNSKFKIKNEDTESDEFEDVDFEIDDTNLFKTLRIYLEKFKNNQCDFCNKTFKENEEFNDHYLKAHFSRPLCKICNKGFINSVCLKKHNLKVHKVEDFSEIAVQKIKLECFSDQSILDFCTNCNNSICNCKNNLKCPTCGKIMGTKSSFIRHKLTHAKRKNFICDFCQKSFLTKLYLQRHINTTHLGVPRKRTSNNIFTCDTCGLTTNNKHTLIQHIRTHTGERPYKCDLCGKAFVQSSTLGTHKRTVHSTERLFTCEYCSKSFNTKGSLTKHILEVHMVDKIEKKFSCNFCGKKYRLQSQLTCHLKWHSSERQFSCDICGKPFVDRHSVKKHRVIHFSEKQHKCEICGKGFHQKYNIKIHMKVHSRVP